Proteins encoded within one genomic window of Trichoderma asperellum chromosome 2, complete sequence:
- a CDS encoding uncharacterized protein (BUSCO:EOG092D2ACV), producing the protein MASIASSALRSASRLGSSTTVAAASLRGIQRAALVAATRRSGRRGYVTESKRDNARVETAIKLDKKDFADIPPAQLDISSPNMKVSPMAEVLKTAAVMEEGQRPIYLDMQATTPVDPRVLDAMLPFYVGEFGNPHSRTHAYGWESEKAVEEAREHVANLIGADPKEIIFTSGATESNNMSIKGVARFFGRSGKKKHIVTTQTEHKCVLDSCRHLQDEGFEITYLPVQSNGLINMADLEAAIRPETALVSIMTVNNEIGVIQPVEEIGKLCREKKVFFHTDAAQAVGKIPIDVNAMNIDLMSISSHKIYGPKGIGACYVRRRPRVRLDPLITGGGQERGLRSGTLAPPLVVGFGEACRVAKEEMTYDSKRIKYLSDRLLGGLLAMEHTSQNGDSKSFYPGCVNVSFAYVEGESLLMALKDIALSSGSACTSASLEPSYVLRALGNSDENAHSSIRFGIGRFTTEEEIDYVLKAVRERVTFLRELSPLWELVQEGIDLNTIQWSQH; encoded by the exons ATGGCTAGTATTGCATCGTCAGCGCTGAGGTCGGCGAGCCGCCTAGGCTCCAGCACAACGGTTGCTGCGGCGTCGCTGCGAGGAATTCAGCGTGCTGCCCTGGTGGCGGCTACGAGGAGGAGTGGGAGGCGAGGATACGTGACCGAGTCCAAGAGGGATAATGCGCGGGTCGAGACAGCTATCAAGCTGGATAAGAAGGACTTTGCAGATATTCCTCCTGCGCAGTTGGACATTTCCTCACCTAACATGAAGGTTAGCCCGATGGCTG AGGTCCTCAAGACCGCGGCCGTGATGGAGGAGGGCCAGAGGCCTATCTACCTCGACATGCAGGCCACCACACCTGTTGATCCCCGTGTCCTTGATGCGATGCTGCCGTTTTACGTCGGCGAGTTTGGTAACCCTCACTCAAGAACGCACGCTTACGGCTGGGAGAGCGAAAAAGCTGTTGAGGAAGCCCGAGAACATGTTGCGAATCTGATTGGCGCTGATCCGAAGGAAATCATTTTCACCAGCGGCGCCACGGAGAGTAACAACATGAGCATCAAGGGCGTTGCTCGATTCTTTGGCCGAtccggcaagaagaagcacatCGTCACCACCCAGACTGAGCACAAGTGCGTGTTGGACAGCTGCAGGCATTTGCAGGACGAAGGCTTCGAAATCACCTATCTGCCTGTCCAGAGCAATGGCTTGATCAACATGGCGGATCTCGAAGCTGCTATCCGGCCTGAGACGGCCCTAGTCAGCATCATGACTGTGAACAACGAGATCGGAGTTATTCAGCCGGTTGAAGAGATTGGCAAGCTCTGTCGTGAGAAGAAGGTCTTTTTCCACACAGATGCTGCTCAAGCTGTTGGAAAGATCCCCATTGACGTCAACGCCATGAACATTGACCTCATGTCCATCTCATCACACAAAATTTATGGCCCCAAGGGCATTGGCGCATGCTATGTCCGGAGACGACCGAGGGTTCGGCTCGATCCCCTCATCACTGGTGGCGGGCAAGAGCGTGGTCTTCGAAGTGGTACCTTGGCACCACCATTGGTTGTTGGCTTTGGCGAGGCCTGCCGTGTTGCCAAGGAAGAGATGACA TATGACTCGAAGAGGATCAAGTACCTATCAGACCGACTGTTAGGCGGACTGCTAGCTATGGAGCACACATCTCAGAATGGCGATTCCAAATCATTCTATCCCGGCTGTGTCAATGTTTCATTTGCTTACGTTGAGGGCGAATCCCTACTGATGGCCCTCAAGGATATCGCTCTGTCTTCGGGCAGCGCTTGCACTTCGGCCTCGCTTGAACCTAGCTACGTGCTCCGAGCGCTTGGAAACAGCGACGAGAATGcacacagcagcatcaggtTCGGTATTGGCCGCTTTACCACCGAGGAAGAGATTGATTACGTGCTGAAGGCAGTACGGGAGCGTGTTACATTCTTGCGCGAGCTTAGCCCCTTGTGGGAACTTGTGCAGGAGGGCATCGACCTGAACACGATCCAGTGGAGCCAACACTAA